The following coding sequences are from one uncultured Bacteroides sp. window:
- a CDS encoding TonB-dependent receptor, protein MKCINSKKTFGVLIIFMLVPLWAFSQNIIVKGNVKDAFGETFPGVNIIQVGTNSNGTISDLDGNFQISVPSNAKLRFSFVGYLDQIIAVEGQRNINVILKEDNKKLEEVVVVGYGTQKKADLSSAIAVLPAKELNKVPGGLQAGLQSSVTGVQITNGRIKIRGVGSINNTDPLYVVDGMIGGAVPDEANIASIQVLKDAASCAIYGARGGNGVIVITTKRGGTGEVKVNYDGYAGIKELSHNIDMLNGQELAELVNEELWNAGKRNASDYLDAYKDPSLIGKGYNMFNALKRTGFYQKHNLSISGGSENASFRINSLYSTDKPIFIKEETKNYGMQFISDFTKGKFKFGETVSIKRTNHDWSDKNRLIALKWAPTLPLYDATSSTGYAGAGNGTDCANSLAQAHLNWHKGETTSINGNAWMTYEIIPNLKYKFNMGVDMYRYMVQDYEAEYSIPYQNHTPDSYSMTSRKTNRFLYENTLSYEKSIGKHHINALFGVTSEETKGLSVNAGARAMPSEDILILGATQDDSSKSVGSSVSHESMFSMLGRINYNYDSKYLLTFNFRRDGSSKFSKTNRYGNFPSLSAAWRVSQENFMKPLTAISDMKIRASWGMLGNSNIDSYQYQSTVAFNGIWYYLNNTKNAGGLATTPSNPDVKWESQYSTDLGLDLALFNNQLLFTVDYYYKKTSDMLVAVPISYAVGYSDNKPILNSGSIENEGLEFAVTYRKSVGKFDYSIMGNISTVKNKVLSIGSNNEITASNGISKTAVGRSIGEFWGYVTDGLYHTQEELDADKAFAPKAALGDVRFVDRDNNGVADQDYIGSPIPKFSYGLSADISYRAACGTFDMAMIWQGSYGNDVYNKTRYFGEGMYHYYNCFASTLDRYRAEDLTFVNPISGATTFYPKNTNTDMPRAVIGDPNQNMRNSDRYVEDGSYLRLKALTIGYTLPKHLTNKLRLSNLRFYIGGKNLLTFTSYTGFDPEVGDQDTNGTNLTRGVDGSTSWDPTFPNSREYFMGVQLAF, encoded by the coding sequence ATGAAATGCATTAATTCTAAAAAGACCTTTGGGGTACTTATCATTTTTATGCTAGTACCTCTGTGGGCATTTTCTCAAAATATCATAGTCAAAGGTAACGTTAAAGACGCTTTCGGTGAAACATTCCCAGGAGTAAACATCATACAAGTTGGTACAAACAGTAATGGTACGATATCAGATCTTGATGGTAATTTCCAAATTTCCGTCCCCTCAAACGCTAAACTACGATTTTCTTTTGTTGGTTATCTAGACCAAATAATAGCGGTAGAAGGACAAAGAAATATAAACGTAATACTTAAAGAAGACAATAAAAAGCTAGAGGAGGTCGTTGTTGTAGGGTATGGTACTCAGAAAAAAGCCGATCTATCCTCAGCTATCGCAGTTCTACCTGCTAAAGAGCTCAACAAAGTCCCGGGCGGGTTACAAGCTGGCTTACAAAGTTCCGTTACAGGTGTTCAGATTACAAACGGAAGAATTAAAATCCGTGGTGTCGGTTCTATTAACAACACCGATCCTCTATATGTTGTAGACGGTATGATTGGAGGTGCTGTTCCTGACGAAGCGAACATTGCAAGCATTCAGGTATTGAAAGATGCAGCATCTTGTGCTATATATGGTGCCCGTGGTGGAAATGGAGTAATCGTTATTACCACAAAACGTGGAGGTACAGGCGAAGTGAAAGTAAATTATGATGGCTATGCCGGGATAAAAGAATTATCGCACAATATTGACATGCTCAATGGGCAGGAATTAGCAGAACTCGTAAATGAAGAGCTATGGAACGCAGGAAAAAGAAATGCTTCCGATTATTTGGATGCATATAAAGATCCTTCTTTGATTGGCAAAGGATATAACATGTTCAATGCTTTAAAACGCACCGGATTCTATCAAAAACATAATCTATCAATAAGTGGAGGATCTGAAAACGCAAGTTTTAGAATCAACAGCCTTTACTCTACTGATAAGCCCATTTTTATTAAAGAAGAAACTAAAAATTACGGCATGCAATTTATCTCCGATTTCACGAAAGGGAAATTCAAATTTGGAGAAACTGTTTCTATCAAACGTACCAATCATGACTGGAGTGATAAAAACCGATTAATTGCTTTGAAATGGGCTCCAACATTACCATTATATGATGCAACAAGCTCTACTGGTTATGCAGGTGCAGGAAATGGTACAGATTGCGCGAATTCTTTAGCACAAGCACATTTAAACTGGCATAAAGGCGAAACAACCTCTATTAATGGTAACGCTTGGATGACTTATGAAATTATACCGAACTTAAAGTATAAATTCAATATGGGGGTTGACATGTACAGGTATATGGTACAAGATTATGAGGCAGAATACTCTATTCCATATCAAAACCATACTCCTGATTCATATTCTATGACAAGCCGTAAAACAAATAGATTTTTATATGAGAATACACTTTCTTATGAAAAAAGCATAGGTAAACATCACATCAATGCTCTATTTGGAGTTACCTCTGAGGAAACCAAAGGGCTAAGTGTAAATGCCGGAGCACGTGCTATGCCAAGTGAAGATATTCTGATTCTTGGTGCAACTCAAGATGACAGCTCAAAGTCTGTAGGTTCTTCGGTTAGTCATGAATCGATGTTTTCCATGCTAGGAAGAATCAACTATAATTATGATAGCAAATATTTGCTCACATTTAACTTCAGACGTGACGGTTCTTCCAAATTCAGTAAAACGAATCGTTATGGAAACTTCCCATCTTTGTCTGCAGCATGGAGGGTTAGCCAAGAAAATTTCATGAAACCTCTAACGGCTATTAGTGATATGAAAATACGCGCTAGCTGGGGTATGTTAGGAAACTCTAATATTGACTCTTATCAATATCAAAGTACTGTAGCCTTCAACGGAATCTGGTATTATTTGAACAATACCAAAAATGCCGGAGGACTTGCTACCACTCCATCTAATCCTGACGTAAAATGGGAAAGCCAATATTCTACGGATCTTGGTTTAGACTTGGCCTTATTTAATAATCAATTATTATTCACTGTCGACTATTATTACAAAAAAACCTCTGACATGTTAGTCGCTGTTCCTATTTCATACGCAGTAGGGTATAGCGACAATAAACCAATTCTTAATTCGGGAAGCATTGAAAATGAGGGACTTGAATTTGCCGTTACATATAGAAAATCAGTAGGCAAGTTTGATTATTCTATAATGGGTAATATCTCTACTGTAAAGAACAAAGTTCTTAGCATTGGTTCCAATAATGAAATAACAGCAAGCAACGGAATTTCTAAAACCGCAGTTGGCAGATCCATAGGAGAATTTTGGGGATATGTAACAGATGGTTTATACCATACACAAGAGGAACTAGACGCCGACAAAGCCTTTGCTCCTAAAGCAGCATTAGGCGATGTACGTTTTGTTGATAGAGACAATAATGGAGTCGCAGATCAAGATTATATTGGCAGTCCTATTCCTAAGTTCAGCTATGGATTAAGTGCTGACATTAGCTATAGAGCTGCATGCGGAACATTTGATATGGCTATGATCTGGCAAGGTTCTTATGGAAACGATGTCTACAATAAAACTCGCTACTTTGGTGAAGGAATGTATCACTATTATAACTGCTTCGCTAGCACATTAGATCGTTATCGTGCCGAGGATCTGACATTCGTAAACCCAATATCAGGTGCAACAACTTTCTATCCAAAGAATACAAATACTGATATGCCAAGAGCGGTAATAGGTGACCCGAATCAAAACATGCGTAATTCTGACCGCTACGTTGAAGATGGATCCTACTTAAGATTGAAAGCTTTAACTATAGGTTATACTTTACCTAAGCATCTAACCAATAAATTACGTCTTAGCAATCTAAGATTTTATATCGGCGGTAAGAACCTACTAACCTTCACCAGCTACACAGGTTTCGACCCGGAAGTAGGTGATCAAGATACAAATGGAACGAACTTAACAAGAGGCGTAGACGGTTCTACTTCATGGGATCCTACTTTCCCTAATTCAAGAGAATATTTCATGGGCGTTCAATTAGCATTCTAA
- a CDS encoding START-like domain-containing protein produces the protein MKKEKIHLEYLLNTTSRNIIWSAISTPIGLEGWFADRVTSDDKIVTFYWGKTENREAEIVAIRAYSFIRFHWLDDENERDYFELKMVKNELTGDYVLEITDFALPDETDDLEELWNSQIDNLKRSGGF, from the coding sequence ATGAAAAAAGAGAAAATACATTTGGAGTATCTTCTGAATACTACTTCGAGAAATATAATATGGTCGGCGATTAGCACTCCTATCGGTTTAGAGGGATGGTTTGCTGATAGAGTGACCTCGGATGATAAAATTGTGACTTTCTATTGGGGGAAAACAGAAAATCGAGAAGCTGAGATAGTCGCTATAAGGGCTTATTCATTTATTCGTTTTCATTGGTTGGACGATGAAAATGAACGGGATTATTTTGAACTCAAAATGGTCAAAAATGAACTAACGGGAGATTATGTTCTTGAAATAACAGATTTTGCTTTACCTGATGAAACGGATGATCTAGAAGAACTTTGGAATTCTCAAATTGATAACCTTAAGAGATCCGGTGGATTCTAA
- a CDS encoding LptF/LptG family permease, whose amino-acid sequence MLRIRRLDLFVVKSFLLLFLGTFLICLFIFMMQFLWRYVDELVGKGLEMQVLAQFFFYSAVTLVPASLPLAVLLASLITFGNFGERYELLAMKAAGISLLKIMRPLVFFVLLLCCTSFFFQNVIGPKAEVKLWTLLISMKQKSPELDIPEGVFYNEINGYHLYVKKKDRETGMLYNVMIYNFSDGFENAHIIVADSGKLEMTADKEHLYLHLYSGEMFENLRAQNSGVQNVPYRRESFKEKHTIIEFNSQFNMVDASIMSNQSRSKNMKMLQASIDSMTLLNDSIGKAYYKEASIRVYSPSVHLTKQDTLKITSANLGDYNVDSLFNSSTLTEKQRLLGSVVSSVGNLASDWKFKSMNVAQNDHNIRRHKTEWHNKITLSLACLIFFFIGAPLGAIIRRGGLGMPVVVSVLIFIVYYIINNTGYKMARDGNWIAWMGMWLSTAVLAPLGAFLTYKSNKDSVVLNADAYLGWVKSVLGIRNMRHLFKKEVIIIDPDYNKLLIELTELSAACKDYAKKHRLNKAPNYFRLWMVNKSDEDIVLLNDKMEALIEEMSNSKSITLLNALNNYPLIAVHAHVRPFNIYWLSILAGIFVPLGLFFYFRIWAFRVRLQRDLDRIIETNREITTIIETKL is encoded by the coding sequence ATGCTACGCATAAGAAGATTAGATTTATTTGTTGTAAAGAGTTTCTTGTTACTCTTTCTGGGTACTTTTCTTATTTGTCTTTTCATCTTCATGATGCAATTCCTATGGAGATATGTAGATGAATTAGTTGGAAAAGGCTTGGAAATGCAGGTCTTGGCTCAATTTTTCTTCTATTCTGCAGTAACTCTTGTCCCTGCGTCATTACCATTGGCCGTTTTACTTGCCTCATTAATTACATTTGGAAATTTTGGAGAGCGGTATGAATTGCTAGCAATGAAAGCGGCTGGAATTTCATTGCTTAAAATAATGCGCCCTCTTGTTTTCTTTGTGCTACTGCTTTGCTGTACATCTTTCTTTTTTCAAAACGTGATTGGACCTAAAGCAGAGGTTAAGTTATGGACTTTATTGATTTCGATGAAACAGAAATCACCGGAGTTGGATATTCCGGAGGGGGTGTTTTATAATGAAATTAATGGCTATCATTTATATGTGAAAAAGAAAGATCGTGAAACAGGGATGTTGTATAATGTTATGATTTATAATTTCTCTGATGGTTTCGAAAATGCACATATCATTGTTGCGGATTCTGGAAAATTAGAAATGACAGCAGATAAAGAGCATTTGTATCTTCATTTATATAGTGGTGAAATGTTTGAGAATCTTAGGGCTCAAAATTCCGGAGTTCAGAATGTTCCTTATAGACGCGAAAGCTTTAAAGAAAAACATACCATTATTGAATTTAATTCGCAATTCAATATGGTTGATGCAAGTATAATGAGTAATCAGTCTAGAAGTAAAAATATGAAAATGCTCCAAGCTTCTATAGATTCTATGACTTTACTTAATGATAGTATTGGAAAGGCTTACTATAAAGAAGCTTCTATTCGTGTATATAGTCCAAGTGTCCATCTTACTAAACAAGATACTCTTAAAATAACATCTGCAAATTTGGGGGATTACAATGTTGATAGCTTATTTAACTCTTCCACACTGACAGAAAAACAACGTTTACTGGGATCTGTTGTATCGAGCGTTGGAAATTTGGCAAGCGATTGGAAATTTAAAAGTATGAATGTGGCACAGAATGATCACAATATTCGCAGGCATAAAACGGAATGGCACAATAAAATTACTCTTTCTCTGGCATGTCTTATCTTCTTTTTTATAGGAGCTCCTTTAGGCGCTATTATCCGTCGTGGAGGCTTGGGAATGCCTGTTGTAGTGTCTGTACTCATTTTTATTGTTTATTACATCATAAATAATACAGGATATAAAATGGCTCGCGATGGCAACTGGATTGCTTGGATGGGGATGTGGTTGAGTACAGCTGTTTTGGCTCCTTTGGGGGCTTTCCTTACTTATAAATCAAATAAAGACTCTGTTGTTCTTAATGCTGATGCATATCTTGGTTGGGTTAAAAGTGTTTTAGGGATAAGAAATATGCGTCATTTATTCAAAAAAGAAGTTATTATTATTGATCCTGATTATAATAAATTGCTGATAGAACTCACTGAACTTTCCGCTGCTTGCAAAGATTATGCAAAGAAACACCGTTTGAACAAAGCACCTAATTATTTTAGGCTTTGGATGGTCAATAAATCTGATGAGGATATTGTTTTGTTAAATGATAAAATGGAAGCATTGATAGAAGAAATGTCTAACTCTAAATCTATAACATTACTTAATGCGCTAAACAACTACCCATTAATAGCTGTTCATGCCCATGTGCGTCCTTTTAATATCTATTGGTTGAGTATCCTAGCTGGTATATTTGTGCCTTTGGGCCTGTTCTTTTATTTTAGAATATGGGCTTTTAGAGTGCGCTTGCAAAGAGATCTTGACCGGATTATAGAGACCAACCGGGAAATAACAACCATTATAGAGACCAAATTATAA
- a CDS encoding bifunctional 3,4-dihydroxy-2-butanone-4-phosphate synthase/GTP cyclohydrolase II, with the protein MEEIKLNTIEEAIEDFKEGKFVIVVDDEDRENEGDFIIAAEKVTPEKINFMLTHGRGVLCAPVTEERCNELELDMQVSANTSIYETPFTVTVDLLEGCTTGVSMHDRAATILALANPNTKPTDLGRPGHVNPLRARSRGVLRRAGHTEATVDLAKLAGLYPAGALIEIINEDGTMARLPELIKISEKFGMKIISIKDLIAYRSKMESIIEKGVEVDMPTHYGHFHLIPFRQKSNGLEHVALIKGTWEKDEPVLVRVHSSCATGDIFGSCRCECGEQLQKAMQMIEEAGKGVIVYMNQEGRGIGLMAKMAAYKLQEEGYDTVDANLHLGFDADERDYGVGAQILRELGVSKMKLMSNNPVKRVGLEAYGLEITENVPIEITPNEYNERYLRTKKERMGHTLHFNK; encoded by the coding sequence ATGGAAGAGATTAAACTGAATACGATAGAAGAAGCTATAGAGGATTTTAAAGAAGGGAAATTTGTTATAGTAGTAGATGATGAAGATCGTGAAAATGAAGGGGATTTTATTATTGCTGCAGAGAAAGTAACTCCTGAAAAGATTAATTTTATGCTAACGCATGGACGGGGAGTACTTTGTGCTCCTGTGACAGAAGAGCGTTGTAACGAATTGGAACTTGATATGCAGGTTTCGGCTAATACTTCTATCTATGAGACTCCGTTCACTGTTACGGTTGACCTTTTGGAGGGTTGTACTACCGGTGTCTCTATGCATGATCGGGCCGCTACCATTTTGGCCTTGGCAAATCCTAACACAAAACCTACAGATTTGGGACGTCCGGGACATGTGAATCCGCTTAGAGCTCGTTCAAGAGGGGTGTTGAGGCGTGCTGGACATACAGAAGCTACCGTTGATCTAGCAAAGCTTGCCGGACTTTATCCAGCAGGTGCACTGATTGAAATAATCAATGAAGATGGGACTATGGCTCGTTTGCCTGAACTAATAAAAATATCAGAGAAGTTTGGTATGAAAATTATTTCTATAAAGGATTTAATTGCTTACCGATCGAAGATGGAGTCAATTATAGAAAAAGGAGTAGAAGTCGATATGCCGACTCATTATGGACATTTTCATTTGATACCTTTTCGTCAAAAATCTAACGGGTTGGAACATGTAGCATTAATTAAAGGTACATGGGAGAAAGACGAACCTGTTTTGGTTCGAGTACATTCCTCTTGCGCTACAGGAGATATCTTTGGATCTTGTCGTTGCGAATGTGGTGAGCAGCTACAGAAAGCTATGCAAATGATTGAAGAGGCAGGAAAAGGTGTTATCGTATATATGAATCAGGAGGGACGAGGTATCGGTCTTATGGCTAAGATGGCTGCTTATAAGCTTCAAGAAGAAGGATATGATACCGTGGATGCTAATTTACATTTAGGTTTTGATGCGGATGAACGTGATTATGGTGTAGGTGCACAAATATTACGTGAATTAGGTGTCAGTAAAATGAAATTAATGTCTAACAATCCGGTGAAGCGTGTCGGCTTGGAAGCATATGGACTAGAGATCACTGAAAATGTTCCTATTGAGATTACTCCTAATGAATATAATGAGAGATATTTGAGGACAAAGAAAGAGCGAATGGGACATACGTTACATTTTAATAAGTAA
- a CDS encoding pyridoxal phosphate-dependent aminotransferase, which produces MNQLSDRLNSLSPSETLAMSQKSNELKAQGVDVINMSVGEPDFNTPDHIKEAAKKAVDDNFSRYSPVPGYPALRNAIVEKLKKENGLDYTAAQILCSNGAKQSVCNVLMALVGSGDEVIIPAPYWVSYPEMVKLAEGTNVIVSAGIEQDFKITPEQLEAAITPKTKALILCSPSNPTGSVYSKEELAGLASVLAKYPQVIIIADEIYEHINYIGKHQSIAQFPEVRDRVVIVNGVSKAYAMTGWRIGFIAGPQWIVSACNKLQGQYTSGPCSVSQKAAEAAYVGSQTPVEEMRLAFERRKGLIVKLAKEIPGFEVNVPQGAFYLFPKCSSYFGKSADGRKIANAADLAMYLLEVGHVACVGGAAFGAPECIRMSYATSDENIVEAMRRIQEALAKLA; this is translated from the coding sequence ATGAACCAATTATCAGACCGTTTGAACAGTTTGTCTCCTTCAGAGACACTTGCGATGTCGCAAAAAAGTAATGAGTTAAAGGCTCAGGGTGTTGACGTTATTAATATGAGCGTTGGTGAGCCCGATTTTAATACTCCCGATCATATAAAAGAGGCTGCAAAGAAAGCTGTAGATGATAATTTTTCCCGTTATTCTCCTGTTCCGGGTTATCCTGCTCTTCGTAATGCTATTGTTGAGAAGCTGAAGAAGGAAAATGGTCTGGATTACACTGCTGCACAGATTCTTTGCTCTAATGGAGCTAAGCAGTCAGTATGTAATGTGTTAATGGCTCTTGTCGGTTCAGGAGATGAGGTGATTATTCCTGCTCCGTACTGGGTGAGTTATCCTGAAATGGTGAAGCTTGCTGAAGGTACGAATGTTATTGTTTCTGCTGGTATTGAACAAGATTTTAAGATAACACCGGAGCAACTTGAAGCAGCTATTACTCCTAAAACGAAGGCGCTGATTTTATGTTCGCCTTCTAACCCAACTGGTTCTGTTTACTCAAAAGAGGAATTGGCGGGTTTAGCATCGGTTTTGGCAAAGTACCCTCAAGTTATAATTATAGCTGATGAGATTTACGAACATATTAATTATATTGGTAAACACCAGAGCATTGCTCAATTCCCTGAAGTGCGCGATAGAGTTGTAATTGTAAATGGTGTGTCTAAGGCTTATGCTATGACAGGATGGAGAATAGGTTTTATTGCCGGTCCGCAATGGATTGTTTCAGCATGTAATAAATTGCAGGGACAATATACTTCTGGACCTTGCTCTGTCTCTCAAAAGGCTGCTGAAGCTGCATATGTAGGTAGTCAAACTCCTGTAGAAGAAATGCGTTTAGCTTTTGAACGTCGTAAGGGTTTGATTGTGAAATTGGCAAAAGAGATTCCTGGATTTGAGGTAAATGTTCCGCAAGGTGCTTTTTATTTGTTTCCTAAGTGTAGCTCTTATTTTGGGAAGAGTGCTGATGGACGAAAAATTGCTAATGCAGCTGATTTAGCGATGTATTTACTTGAAGTAGGACACGTAGCATGTGTTGGTGGCGCAGCTTTTGGAGCTCCTGAATGTATTCGTATGAGTTATGCAACTTCTGATGAGAACATTGTAGAAGCAATGCGTAGAATACAGGAAGCTTTAGCTAAATTAGCCTAG
- a CDS encoding 4Fe-4S binding protein — MAYVITDDCIACGTCLEECPVEAISEGDIYSIDPDVCTDCGTCADVCPSEAIHPAE, encoded by the coding sequence ATGGCTTACGTAATTACTGACGATTGTATTGCTTGCGGAACTTGTCTTGAGGAATGTCCTGTTGAAGCAATCTCAGAAGGAGATATCTATTCAATTGACCCTGATGTATGTACTGACTGTGGCACTTGCGCTGATGTATGTCCTTCTGAAGCAATTCATCCGGCTGAATAA
- the metA gene encoding homoserine O-succinyltransferase produces the protein MPLNLPDRLPAIDILKEENIFVIDNSRATQQDIRPLRIVLLNLMPLKITTETDMVRLLSNTPLQLEISFMKLKSHTSKNTPIEHMETFYTDFQDMRSEKFDGMIVTGAPVEQMPFEEVNYWGEITEIFDWARTHVTSTLYICWAAQAGLYHYYGVPKYSLDKKIFGIFEHRMLDPLHAIFRGFDDTFYVPHSRHTEVRREDILKVPELTLLSESDEAGVYMVMGRGGREFFVTGHSEYSPSTLDVEFTRDNEKGLPIELPKNYYVDDDPAKGPLVRWRGHANLLFSNWLNYFVYQETPFNIKDIK, from the coding sequence ATGCCATTAAATTTACCGGATAGGCTTCCTGCCATAGATATTCTCAAAGAGGAAAATATTTTTGTAATAGACAATTCTCGTGCGACTCAGCAGGATATTCGTCCTTTGCGCATCGTTTTACTCAATTTGATGCCTCTAAAGATTACAACGGAAACAGATATGGTGAGGCTATTGTCGAATACCCCTCTTCAATTGGAGATTTCATTTATGAAACTAAAAAGTCATACTTCTAAGAATACTCCCATTGAGCATATGGAAACTTTCTATACTGATTTTCAAGATATGCGTTCTGAAAAATTTGATGGAATGATTGTTACGGGAGCTCCGGTGGAGCAAATGCCTTTTGAAGAAGTTAATTATTGGGGAGAGATTACGGAAATATTTGATTGGGCACGTACGCATGTTACCTCTACTTTATATATCTGTTGGGCTGCACAAGCAGGCTTATATCATTATTATGGTGTGCCTAAGTATTCCTTGGATAAAAAGATCTTTGGAATTTTTGAACATCGTATGTTAGATCCACTACATGCCATCTTTCGTGGTTTTGATGATACTTTTTATGTTCCTCATAGCCGTCATACAGAAGTGAGGAGGGAAGATATACTGAAAGTTCCAGAATTAACTCTTCTTTCTGAATCTGATGAAGCGGGAGTCTATATGGTAATGGGACGTGGTGGTCGTGAATTTTTTGTGACCGGGCATTCTGAATATTCTCCATCGACGCTAGATGTTGAATTCACGAGAGATAATGAAAAAGGACTTCCCATTGAGTTGCCAAAGAATTATTATGTTGACGATGATCCGGCTAAAGGGCCTTTAGTCCGCTGGCGTGGACATGCTAATTTATTGTTTTCTAATTGGCTGAATTATTTCGTTTATCAGGAAACCCCATTCAATATTAAGGATATTAAATGA
- a CDS encoding U32 family peptidase, which produces MIKPRKIELLAPAKNLECGIEAVNHGADAVYIGAPKFGARSAAGNSLEDIKKLVNHAHLYNVRVYVAVNTILKEEELVETEKMIQDLYCIGVDALIVQDMAILRMNLPPIPLHASTQVDNRSAEKVSFLSKAGFRQVVLARELSLKEIEEIHTACPSVALEVFVHGALCVSYSGQCYVSQACFGRSANRGQCAQFCRLPFDLVDSEGNVIVKDKHLLSLKDLNQSEELESLLDVGATSLKIEGRLKDVSYVKNVTAAYRQKLDAIFLRRSEYIRASSGTCQYEFVPQLDKSFSRGFTNYYLHGRSSDVFSFDTPKSLGEEMGTVKEIRKNYLTVAGVKSFNNGDGVCYLDEQGHLQGFRINRVDANKLYLQEMPKIKPRTKLYRNYDKEFEQLLSRPSAARKISVNLLLAENNFGFSLTLTDEDANSVTLTLPREKEPARVPQELNLKEQLKKLGNTPFEADRIDIDFSANWFLPVSMLAELRRNAVEKLISARRIRYSQEIAKLNESTQSYPQSELTYLGNVMNSKAISFYEDHGVQRIAPAYEKQPIEEAVLMFCKHCLRYSMGWCPTYQKGHSPYKEPYYLVSTDGKRFRLNFDCKNCQMKVSSV; this is translated from the coding sequence ATGATAAAACCTCGTAAAATAGAATTGTTAGCTCCGGCTAAGAACTTGGAGTGTGGCATTGAAGCTGTGAATCATGGTGCAGATGCAGTATATATTGGTGCGCCAAAGTTTGGTGCACGTTCTGCGGCTGGTAATTCGTTGGAAGATATTAAGAAACTTGTGAATCATGCCCATTTATATAATGTTCGCGTTTATGTAGCTGTTAATACTATTCTGAAAGAAGAAGAGCTAGTTGAAACAGAGAAAATGATACAAGACTTATATTGTATAGGAGTGGACGCACTGATTGTGCAAGATATGGCTATTCTTCGTATGAACTTACCCCCTATACCGTTGCATGCTAGTACACAGGTAGATAATCGGAGTGCAGAAAAAGTTTCTTTTCTCTCAAAAGCGGGTTTTCGCCAGGTGGTGCTTGCTCGTGAACTTTCATTGAAAGAGATCGAAGAGATACATACGGCTTGTCCGTCAGTGGCTCTTGAAGTATTTGTCCATGGCGCTCTTTGTGTGAGTTATAGCGGTCAATGTTATGTGAGCCAGGCTTGTTTTGGTCGGAGTGCTAATCGTGGACAGTGTGCACAATTTTGCCGCTTGCCATTTGATTTAGTTGATTCAGAAGGCAACGTAATAGTAAAAGATAAACATCTCTTGTCTTTGAAAGATTTAAATCAAAGCGAAGAGTTGGAAAGTTTATTGGATGTAGGAGCTACCTCTCTTAAGATTGAAGGGAGATTGAAAGATGTATCTTATGTAAAGAATGTTACAGCAGCTTATCGGCAGAAGTTAGATGCCATTTTTCTTCGTAGATCTGAATATATTCGAGCGTCTTCCGGTACTTGCCAATATGAATTTGTTCCCCAGCTAGATAAAAGTTTTAGTAGAGGATTTACCAATTACTATCTTCATGGTCGTTCGTCTGATGTGTTTTCTTTTGATACCCCTAAATCACTTGGAGAAGAGATGGGAACTGTAAAAGAGATACGAAAGAACTATCTTACAGTGGCAGGCGTAAAATCGTTTAATAACGGTGATGGAGTTTGTTATCTTGATGAACAAGGACATTTACAAGGGTTTCGTATTAATCGGGTCGATGCCAATAAACTTTATTTGCAGGAAATGCCAAAGATAAAACCTCGTACCAAGCTTTATCGAAACTATGACAAGGAATTTGAACAGCTTCTTTCCCGCCCATCTGCTGCACGTAAGATTTCCGTTAATCTTTTACTAGCGGAGAATAACTTTGGTTTCTCGTTGACTTTGACGGATGAGGATGCTAATAGTGTGACGCTTACTTTGCCTAGAGAAAAAGAACCTGCGCGTGTTCCGCAAGAACTCAATTTGAAAGAGCAATTAAAGAAGCTAGGTAATACTCCTTTTGAAGCAGATAGGATTGACATTGATTTCTCTGCTAATTGGTTTTTACCAGTTTCTATGTTAGCTGAACTTCGGCGTAACGCTGTTGAAAAGCTTATTTCCGCTAGACGAATAAGATATTCTCAGGAGATAGCTAAATTGAATGAAAGTACTCAGTCTTATCCTCAATCTGAGTTGACTTATTTAGGTAATGTAATGAACTCGAAGGCTATTTCATTTTATGAAGATCATGGAGTTCAAAGAATTGCACCGGCATATGAAAAACAGCCGATTGAGGAAGCTGTACTAATGTTTTGTAAACACTGTTTGAGGTATAGCATGGGGTGGTGTCCTACTTATCAAAAGGGGCATTCTCCATACAAAGAGCCTTATTATTTGGTCTCGACGGATGGGAAACGTTTTCGTCTTAATTTTGACTGTAAAAATTGCCAGATGAAAGTAAGTAGTGTATGA